The following are encoded together in the Ketobacter sp. MCCC 1A13808 genome:
- a CDS encoding MbnP family copper-binding protein codes for MKVWGREIGAGVIVVACLSGCGGGGSSDTVIPGFSTPDKAVTIRFNAVVGNEIAACNTDYELVGTAGSTIQFKDFRLFVTRIRLVTSGGEEVPVTLDTTDWQAQDVALLDYEDATGLCTGTQEINGSVTGTVPDNGQTFNAIRFTVGVPESINHTEQNSVSPFNVTNLNWGWTNGYKFMRIDIPDWNMHLGATGCAANAQSVVECTNSNRPEIELFGFDPDLNAVQLDYAALVQESNVSANINGAAGCMSGVDDTDCVEIFTQLGLNLASGENDNVLSQTVFSVAP; via the coding sequence ATGAAAGTGTGGGGCCGGGAAATCGGAGCAGGAGTTATTGTCGTCGCGTGTTTGTCTGGTTGTGGCGGGGGTGGCAGTAGTGACACTGTTATTCCCGGGTTTTCCACCCCGGATAAAGCGGTCACGATTCGTTTTAACGCTGTGGTTGGCAATGAGATCGCCGCCTGCAACACCGATTACGAATTGGTAGGCACCGCCGGTTCCACTATTCAGTTCAAGGATTTTCGTCTTTTTGTCACCCGGATTCGATTGGTTACCAGCGGCGGTGAGGAGGTGCCTGTGACCCTGGATACCACTGATTGGCAGGCTCAGGATGTGGCGTTACTGGATTACGAAGATGCCACTGGTCTGTGCACGGGGACGCAGGAAATTAATGGTAGCGTGACCGGCACGGTGCCTGACAACGGACAAACCTTTAATGCAATTCGCTTTACTGTGGGGGTACCGGAATCCATTAACCACACGGAACAGAACAGCGTCAGTCCGTTCAACGTGACCAATTTGAATTGGGGCTGGACTAACGGTTATAAATTCATGCGCATCGATATTCCGGACTGGAACATGCATCTGGGCGCGACCGGCTGTGCTGCCAATGCGCAATCAGTGGTGGAATGTACTAATTCAAACCGGCCTGAAATCGAGCTGTTCGGCTTTGATCCGGACCTGAATGCAGTGCAATTGGATTACGCCGCCTTAGTGCAGGAAAGTAATGTGTCGGCCAATATTAACGGGGCAGCCGGATGCATGTCCGGAGTTGACGATACGGATTGTGTTGAGATCTTTACCCAGTTGGGATTAAACCTGGCCAGTGGCGAAAACGACAATGTGTTATCCCAGACTGTGTTTTCTGTAGCGCCGTAG
- a CDS encoding YcnI family protein: MQVWKSGAVGLGLAILSGSALSHVGVASGPAFAGDRTIVDLSVPHGCDGMDTLRVEVDIPEQFTSVQPIDNVFGPATFETNSEGGISKIIWTKPVENALAADDHYYKLSFRATLPDAPFTVAALPTTQYCQTPDGNETFVSWDELPAEGGHDHHAAGSHPAPTLMIFPQRFPGWNQYVAPDHLHDMSIFDDAEIVWKNDVEAYSANPVTVQMIESDADVSVLGQIHPGETFWVKY, encoded by the coding sequence ATGCAAGTATGGAAAAGCGGCGCAGTTGGCCTGGGGCTGGCGATTCTGTCCGGGAGCGCCCTAAGTCATGTCGGCGTTGCATCCGGTCCGGCGTTTGCGGGCGACAGAACCATTGTCGACCTGAGTGTGCCCCATGGCTGTGACGGCATGGATACGCTTCGGGTTGAAGTTGATATTCCGGAGCAGTTCACGTCAGTTCAACCGATTGATAATGTGTTTGGCCCGGCAACTTTTGAAACCAATTCCGAAGGCGGCATCAGCAAAATAATCTGGACCAAACCGGTGGAGAACGCGTTGGCTGCCGATGACCATTATTATAAATTGAGTTTTCGGGCCACCCTGCCGGACGCGCCGTTTACCGTAGCCGCTTTGCCAACCACGCAATATTGTCAAACGCCCGACGGTAATGAAACGTTTGTGAGCTGGGATGAACTTCCGGCTGAAGGCGGTCACGATCATCACGCAGCCGGCAGTCACCCGGCGCCTACATTGATGATCTTCCCGCAACGTTTTCCTGGCTGGAACCAATATGTGGCACCTGACCATCTTCACGATATGAGCATCTTCGATGATGCCGAGATTGTATGGAAAAACGACGTGGAAGCTTACAGTGCCAATCCGGTTACAGTACAAATGATTGAAAGCGATGCTGATGTGAGCGTGCTTGGCCAGATTCATCCGGGTGAGACATTTTGGGTTAAATATTAA